ACTTAACCCCTGTCCGGCCCATAAAATAAAGGAATACAATCAAAACCGGTGCACCTATTACTAAGTAGAGCGCTAATCTGGGACTCACCACAAACGCCATAACCAAACTACCGATGACCGTAAGCGGAGCGCGCAACATAATGCGGAGTGACATGAATAGGACGTTTTGCACCATCGTCACATCGCTTGTCAACCTAGTGATTAACCCCGCAGTTGGAAACCGAAGAAAGGTGGCCATTGAAAAAGTTTGCACTTGGCGAAAAAGCGCTTTTCTTAAATCGAAGGCAAAACTTTGTGCCGCATGTGCCGCGAAATAAGAGTTAATGACACCTGATGAAAAGGCAACGAATGCCAGAAGCATCATGACTCCCCCAAAAGTCCAAATGACGTTCACATCACCCGTAACGATCCCGTCATCAATTATCTTTGCAATGAGCAGCGGTTGAACTAACTCAACACTAAGTTCAATTAACATCAAACATAACGCAATAGCAATCGGCCATTTATATGGCAACGCACGTGAAAAAACTGTCCTCATCTACCAAAACCCCCAAAACTCTTTCGTCTCTCGAATTAAACTTGATAGCCCTATTATGCCACAACATTGACTGTTCTGTATATAACACCACACCAAGTTAATAAAGTTTTCCGAACTGAGGGATAATTTTTTCTATATTTCACTTGTAATTTCTGTTTAATTGGCATATAGTACATTACAACAGTAATGCACTGACTCAGAGCTAGGAGGTGACGCGATTGCTTGAAGTAAGTGGCACAAAACCGATATATATTCAAATTGCCGATTGGATTGAAACAGAAATAATCGAGGGCAACTTGGTTGCTGACGAAAAAGTATACTCACAATATCAACTTGCAGAGCTTTTCAATATTAATCCAGCGACTGCCGGGAAGGGGCTGACTTTGTTGCTAGAAGCAGAAATTGTTTACCAAAGACGTGGTCTTGGGACTTTTGTATCTCCAGATGGTCGAGAAAAGTTACTTATTAAACGCAAAAGTGAAACATTAAGAAAGCTAATCCTTGAATTGCTGGATGAAGCGGAACTGCTAGGCGTAAGCAATCACCATTTACTATCAATGATCGAGGCAGAACGCGTGGGAAAAGAGGAGGGAACTAAATGAATGTTGTTGAATTTACAAATGTAACTAAAGTTTATCGAACACACACCGTTCTCAATGAAATGAATTTCACAATCAAACAAGGCGTGCTGACTGGCATAATCGGACGCAACGGCGTAGGGAAAACGACACTTATGAAACTCATTGTCGGATTTATAGAAGAAACATCGGGTAAAGTGGAGGTTTTTTCAGAAAAGCCCTTCAATAATTTAAAAGTATCCGCGAATTCAATTTTAGTTGATGACGGCATGAGTTTTCCGTACCCGATGACAGTAACTGACATTTTAAAAGAATGCAGACGCTTTTATGCCAATTGGGATGCCGGATTGGCTGAACGCCTAATCAGTTATTTTGGTTTTCATCCAAATGCGCGCCATGCTCAATTATCTAAAGGTAAAAAGAGCACCTTCAATGCGATCATCGGCATATCCGCTCGCTGTGCACTAACGATTTTCGATGAACCAACAACTGGAATGGATTCATCTGTCCGAAAAGATTTCTACCGTGCTTTATTAAAGGATTACATCGCCCATCCGAGAACAATTCTGTTATCCAGTCATCACATCGAAGAAATTGAAGATATCCTCGAAGATGTTTTACTTGTCCATAAAGGCAATGCGCATTTCCATGGTTCGATTACCGAATTACAGGAAATGTTCATAACAATTACGGGTAAAAAAGAGAAACTCGCGCTTCATACAAAAGGTAAATCAGTGTTTGGTATGAACAACGTCGGTCCTTATTCGGAATGGATCATTCAAAATACATGCACGCAAGCAGAACTTGAGCAAATGAAGTTGGACGGTATAGCCATTGCATCAGTTTCCGCAAATGACGCCTATATCGCATTAACGGATCAACCGAAAGGAGGAATTGATGATGTATTTGAATGAACCAACACTTGAAGACATCGTGAAAAAGCAATTCCGTTTTAAATTGAATGCGAATGCAGCTTTCTTTTCAACCTTTGTCCTTTTGCAAGTGGGGGCAATTTTTTTATCGATACTTGGAACCGACCATAGTTTTTACTATTCTTCGGATGACTCGAACGTTTCAATCATTACGCTTTCCAATGATACAAATATTGTAATCGCGATGGTTTGGGCATTTGTTATTGGAATAATGCTAACGAACCGAACTAAACAGAGCGAATCCTTTTCATTTGTTACAACTCGACTTAGTAATCATCTCGCTAACTTTCTATTTATGCTTTTTGCATCATTAGTCGCAGGGATTAGTGCGGTGCTATCCAGTTCTGCTATTAAACTTTTCGGATTTTTAGTTCACGGGGAGATGGTCGTTTACGCATCCTCAATCGTAGAAAATCCAAGTAATTTATTACTACAATTAATTACTGCGATTTCTTATGTTCTACTTCTCTTTCTAATTGGTTATTCAATTAGTTCACTTATCCAGGCCAATAAGCTATTCATCGTCTTATT
This DNA window, taken from Sporosarcina sp. 6E9, encodes the following:
- a CDS encoding GntR family transcriptional regulator: MLEVSGTKPIYIQIADWIETEIIEGNLVADEKVYSQYQLAELFNINPATAGKGLTLLLEAEIVYQRRGLGTFVSPDGREKLLIKRKSETLRKLILELLDEAELLGVSNHHLLSMIEAERVGKEEGTK
- a CDS encoding ATP-binding cassette domain-containing protein — encoded protein: MNVVEFTNVTKVYRTHTVLNEMNFTIKQGVLTGIIGRNGVGKTTLMKLIVGFIEETSGKVEVFSEKPFNNLKVSANSILVDDGMSFPYPMTVTDILKECRRFYANWDAGLAERLISYFGFHPNARHAQLSKGKKSTFNAIIGISARCALTIFDEPTTGMDSSVRKDFYRALLKDYIAHPRTILLSSHHIEEIEDILEDVLLVHKGNAHFHGSITELQEMFITITGKKEKLALHTKGKSVFGMNNVGPYSEWIIQNTCTQAELEQMKLDGIAIASVSANDAYIALTDQPKGGIDDVFE